The Streptomyces sp. NBC_00224 genome contains the following window.
GACGATACGTAACCAGCCTGGAGGCTCAAGGTGACGCGCATCAGCTGCGGAGGGCGGCCATGACATCCGTCCTCGTCTGCGACGACTCCCCGCTTGCCCGAGAGGCGCTCCGACGTGCGGTAGCGACCGTGCCGGGCGTCGAGCGTGTGACGACGGCGGCCAACGGCGAGGAAGTCCTCCGCCGCTGGGGTGCCGACCGCTCGGACCTCATTCTGATGGACGTACGCATGCCCGGTCTGGGCGGCGTGGAGACCGTCCGGCGGCTGCTGTCCGCCGACCCCGGCGCCCGCATCATCATGCTGACGGTCGCCGAGGACCTCGACGGGGTGGCGCTCGCCGTCGCCGCCGGCGCCCGGGGCTATCTGCACAAGGACGCCTCGCGCGCGGAGCTGCGCGCGACCGTCACGCAGGCGCTCGCCGATCCGACCTGGCGGCTGGCTCCGCGCAGACTGCGCTCGGCCGAGATGGGCGCGGCGCCCACGCTCACCGCGCGCGAGATCCAGGTCCTTGAGGGCATGAGCCATGGCCGGTCCAACGCCGAGATCGGGCGCGAGCTCTTCCTCTCGGAGGACACCGTGAAGACGCACGCGAGGCGGCTGTTCAAGAAACTCGGCGCCTCGGACCGGGCGCACGCGGTGGCGCTCGGATTCCGTTGGGGCCTGGTGCGCTGACCTGCCCGCGGAGTGGTCGGCCGGATCCCCGTTCGTCGTCGGCGGACGGGTCCGACCCCCCGCTCCGTGGAGCGGCGTGTGACGCTTCGCGCGCGATGCCGCATCCTTGAAGGTGTGGAGTTCCTCGGGGACGAGTCGGTCGAGCGGGAGGGGAGGGCGCAGGAGATGACTTCCGGCGCACCTGCTCATAACGCTTCGGTGCACAACTATGGACGCGGTGCCACGGATTCTGCGACGCCGGGGCACCATGGATCGATGCGCGACGACGAGCCAACGGTGATCGGTGCACTCGTTCACCGTGCCGTCGATGGCGACGAACAGGCCACGCATGACCTGCTGGCCCATGTTCACCCGCTCGCACTGCGCTACTGCCGCACCCGGCTGAACCGTCTGCCGGGTGATGCTCGCCACTTCGTGGAGGACCTCGCGCAGGAGGTCTGCGTCGCCGTGCTCATGGCGCTGCCGCGCTACCGGGACACCGGCAGGCCCTTCGAAGCCTTCGTGTTCGCCATCGCCTCGCACAAGGTCGCCGACCTCCAGCGGGCCGCGATGCGCCACCCGGGTTCCACGGCGGTGCCCTCGGACGAGATGCCCGAGCGGCCCGACGACTCACTGGGCCCCGAGGAGCGCGCACTGCTCAGCAGCGACGCCGCGTGGGCCAAGAAGCTGCTCGCCAACCTGCCGGAGAACCAGCGCGAACTGCTGGTGCTGCGGGTCGCCGTCGGCCTCACCGCCGAGGAGACCGGCCAGATGCTCGGCATGTCGCCGGGCGCGGTCCGGGTCGCCCAGCACCGGGCGCTCAGCCGTCTGAGGGCGCTCGCCGAGCAGTGACGTCACCCGGTGCGCGTGATGCCACCGGGGCGTGCGCTGATGCCACCGGGCGCGCCGGGGCCGCCGGGAGCGCACCTTCGCGCCGTCACGCGCGCGCGGCCGCACTGACGCGCGCCCCGCCCCTGCCTCACGCACGTGTGAACGTACAAAGAATTCGGTTGATCTTGTTCATGGAATGAGACACCGCGCCAGCCCGTTAGCATGGACATCCGCACCGATCAAGGCCATGGGGAAGGTGTCATGACTGCAAACGTCGACGGAGTGCCCGACAAATTCGCGATGCTCGGGCTGACGTACGACGACGTGCTGCTGCTGCCGGGCGCGTCCGACATGGCGCCCGACCAGATCGACACTTCCTCGTACCTCTCGAAGAACGTGAAGGTGAACGTCCCGCTGCTGTCCGCGGCGATGGACAAGGTCACCGAGGCGCGCATGGCCATCGCGATGGCCCGCCAGGGCGGCGCCGGTGTCCTCCACCGCAACCTCTCGATCGAGGACCAGGCCAACCAGGTCGACCTGGTGAAGCGCTCCGAGTCCGGCATGGTGACCGACCCGATCACGGTCCACCCGGACGCGACGCTGGGCGAGGCCGACGAGCTGTGCGCCAAGTTCCGCATCAGCGGCGTGCCGGTCACCGACCCGGCGGGCAAGCTGCTCGGCATCGTCACCAACCGCGACATGGCCTTCGAGTCCGACCGCTCGCGCCAGGTGCGCGAGGTCATGACCCCGATGCCGCTGGTCACGGGCAAGGTCGGCATCTCCGGTGTGGACGCGATGGAGCTGCTGCGCCGCCACAAGATCGAGAAGCTGCCGCTCGTCGACGACGCCGGCATCCTCAAGGGCCTCATCACGGTCAAGGACTTCGTCAAGGCCGAGCAGTACCCGAACGCGGCCAAGGACAAGGGCGGCCGGCTCGTGGTCGGCGCGGCCGTCGGTGTCGCGGGCGACGCCTACGAGCGCGCCCAGGCGCTGATCGAGGCCGGCGTCGACTTCATCGTCGTCGACACCGCCCACGGCCACTCCCGGCTGGTCGGCGACATGGTCGCCAAGATCAAGTCGAACGCGGCGGGCGTCGACGTCATCGGCGGCAACATCGCCACCCGCGACGGCGCCCAGGCGCTGATCGACGCGGGCGTCGACGGCATCAAGGTCGGCGTCGGCCCCGGCTCCATCTGTACGACCCGTGTCGTCGCCGGCATCGGCGTCCCGCAGGTCACCGCCATCTACGAGGCCTCGCTCGCCGCCAAGGCCGCGGGCGTCCCGGTCATCGGCGACGGCGGCCTGCAGTACTCGGGCGACATCGCCAAGGCCCTGGTCGCGGGCGCCGACACGGTGATGCTCGGCTCGCTCCTGGCGGGCTGCGAGGAGTCCCCGGGCGAGCTGCTCTTCATCAACGGCAAGCAGTTCAAGTCCTACCGGGGCATGGGCTCGCTCGGCGCGATGCAGTCCCGCGGCGACCGCAAGTCCTTCTCCAAGGACCGCTACTTCCAGGAGGGCGTCGCCTCCGACGAGAAGCTGGTCCCCGAGGGCATCGAGGGCCAGGTGCCCTACCGCGGCCCGCTCTCCGCGGTCGTCCACCAGCTGGTCGGCGGTCTGCGCCAGTCGATGTTCTACGTCGGCGGCCGGACCGTACCGGAGCTTCAGACGAACGGCCGGTTCGTCCGGATCACCTCGGCGGGCCTCAAGGAGAGCCACCCGCACGACATCCAGATGACGGTCGAGGCGCCGAACTACACCAGGCGCTGACCACGCCCACGCGCGCGTGGACCGAGCGAGGGGCGGCCCCGGATTTCCGGGGCCGCCCCTCGCCCGTATGTCGGGGACACACATGTCGGGGATACTGGGACCGCAGACGTAGAGGGAAAGGCCCACACAACGTGACTGAGATCGAGATCGGGCGCGGCAAGCGCGGCCGCAGGGCGTACGCGTTCGACGACATCGCCATCGTCCCGAGCCGGCGCACCCGGGACCCGAAGGAGGTCTCGATCGCCTGGCAGATCGACGCCTACCGGTTCGAGCTGCCGTTCCTGGCCGCCCCGATGGACTCGGTCGTGTCGCCGCAGACCGCGATCCGCATCGGTGAGCTCGGCGGGCTTGGCGTGCTCAACCTCGAAGGCCTGTGGACCCGGTACGAGGACCCGCAGCCGCTGCTCGACGAGATCGACCAGCTGGACGAGGCCGCCGCGACCCGCCGCCTCCAGGAGATCTACGCGGCCCCGATCAAGGAAGAGCTGATCGGGCAGCGCATCAAGGAGGTGCGCGACTCCGGTGTGGTCACCGCGGCCGCCCTCTCGCCGCAGCGCACGGCGCAGTTCTCCAAGGCCGTCGTGGACGCGGGTGTCGACATCTTCGTCATCCGCGGCACGACCGTCTCGGCGGAGCACGTCTCGGGCGCGGCCGAGCCGCTCAACCTCAAGCAGTTCATCTACGAGCTGGACGTCCCGGTGATCGTCGGCGGCTGCGCCACGTACACCGCGGCCCTGCACCTGATGCGCACCGGCGCGGCCGGCGTCCTGGTGGGCTTCGGCGGCGGCGCCGCGCACACCACGCGCAACGTGCTCGGCATCCAGGTCCCGATGGCCACCGCCGTCGCCGACGTGGCCGCGGCCCGCCGCGACTACATGGACGAGTCCGGCGGCCGGTACGTGCACGTGATCGCGGACGGCGGTGTCGGCTGGTCCGGCGACCTGCCCAAGGCGATCGCCTGCGGCGCCGACGCCGTGATGATGGGCTCCCCGCTGGCCCGTGCCACGGACGCGCCCGGCAAGGGCCACCACTGGGGCATGGAGGCCGTTCACGAGGACGTGCCGCGCGGCAAGCTGGTCGACCTGGGCATCGTGGGCACCACCGAGGAGATCCTCACCGGCCCGTCGCACATCCCGGACGGCTCGATGAACTTCTTCGGCGCCCTGCGCCGCTCGATGGCCACCACCGGCTACAGCGAGCTCAAGGAGTTCCAGCGCGTCGAGGTGACGGTGGCGGACGCGCAGCACAAGCGCTGACGCCCGCCGTGCGCGTACGTCTCCCACGTACGTAGTACGTATGTGAAAGGGCCCGGACCGTTCGACGGTCCGGGCCCTTTCACATGTATGGCGGTTACGCGGCGGCCTTCTTGGCGCCCGAGAACGCGGCGGCCGCGGCGATCGCGAAGAACAGGAACGTCATCGGGTCGGCGTCGGACTTCCAGGCCTCGTTCACGACGTCGAGGTGCTGGAACAGCAGTTCCGAGAGGCTGACGGGGAAGTGCTTGGAGATGAGGATGGCCTCACCGACCAGCTGGCCCGCGTAGACGGAGCCGAGGGCGAGGACCGCGCCGAGCACCGGCAGGGCGGGGTTGCGCCCGCCGACCTTGCCCGAGGCCCAGCCGATCAGGAAGCCGACACCGACGGCCGCGTAGCCGATCTCGTGCTTGGTGGCGCCGACGATCGCGCCGTAGACGCCCGCGCAGACGACAGCGGCGGCGAACGCGGTGATCAGCCCGCCGGCGAAGTTGTCGCGGACCGGGGCCGGCGGCGGGACCGGCGCGAAGCCCGGGAACTCCGGCTGGGGCTGGTGCTGCGGTGGCGGAAAGGACTGGCTCATCTTCGGATCCCCCCGAGGTAAGTGAACGCACGAGCCCGTGAATGCGCACGGCTGTGCGATCGGGCGACCCGAAGAGTAGCAACCGGCCGAGGGTGGCGGAGGCCGGATTTCAGAGTCGGTGCGCGGCGCCCCCGGGTGTGACGCCCCGGGTGTCGAGCAGCAGCTGGGCCTTGACCGACAGCCCCTGGAGGTCGTACGTGCGGTGGTGCTGGAGCAGCACCGTCAGGTCGGCGTGGGCGGCGGCTTCGTAGAGCGAGTCCGCGCGCGGTACGGGCTGGTCGCGCACGCGCCAGTCCGGGACATACGGGTCGTGGTAGCTCACCGCCGCGCCGAGGTCGATGAGCCGTCCTGCGATCTCGGCGGCCGGGGAGCCCTCCAGATCGGCGAGGTCGGGCTTGTAGGTGACGCCGAGCAGCAGCACGCGCGCGCCCCGGGCGGACTTGCCGTGCTCGTTCAGGAGCGTGGTGGAGCGCTGGATGACGTACTGCGGCATGTGCGCGTTGATCTCCCGGGCCAGCCCCACCATCCGCAGGCCCGTGTACGGCAGCGGGGTCGGGTCGAGCGGGACGCCGTGGCCGCCGACGCCCGGACCCGGGCGGAACGGCTGGAAGCCGAACGGCTTGGTCTCGGCGCACCGGATCACGTCCCACAGGTCCACGCCCATGTCGTGGCAGAGCACGGCCATCTCGTTGACGAGCGCGATGTTGACCTGGCGGTAGTTGGTCTCCAGGAGCTTGGCCATCTCGGCCTCGCGGGTGCCGCGCGCGCGGACGACCTTGTCGGTGATCCGGCCGTAGAACGCGGCGGCGGACTCGGTGCAGGCGGGGGTGAGGCCGCCGATGACCTTGGGGGTGGTGGCGAAGCCGTGGGTGCGGCTGCCGGGTTCGAGGCGGCCGGGGGAGTACGCGAGGTGGAAGTCGCGCCCGGCCCGCAGCCCCGAGCCCTCTTCGAGCAGCGGGCGCAGGAAGTCCTCGGTGGTGCCGGGGTAGGCGGCGGACTCCAGGATCACCGTGGTGTGCGGGCGCAGCCGGGCCGCGAGCGTGCGGGCGGCTTCGGCGACGGCGCCGAGGTCCAGGGTCCGGTCCGCGCCGAGCGGGGTGGGGGCGCAGATCACAGCGGTACGGACCCGGCCGAGCTCGGCCGGGTCGGTGGCCGTCCGGAAGCCCCCCGAGAGCATCCGGCGCAGCTCGGCGGCGGTCAGGGCGCCGTCGACCGGGGGGCGGCCGGCGCGGAGTTCGGCGAGGACGCGGGGGTCGGTGTCATGGCCGACGGTCTCGATGCCGGCGGCGGCAGCGGCCTGGGCGAGGGGCAGGCCGAGGTGGCCGAGTCCGATGACAGCGAGGTCTGCGGGCATCCGGGTGACCGTCCTTCCCATAACCGGAGGGGACATGGCGCGCAAGCCCTGTGGACAGAATGGGCGGACGCAATGTCAGACTAAGAGTAAATATGACCGTTATGCCGTATTGCGGGCCCGGGGTTGTCCGAGTGTTGTCCACAGGCGGTGGCCGATGTCGGTGGTCGCGTCCAGAATCGAGTGTGTGAGCCAGACCACCCCGATCAACGGGAGGCATCCGTGAGGACAGCGACACTGGGACCGGTGCAGCGTGCCGAGGCGCTCGCCGCGATGGCGGAGCGCGAGCTCGACGTGCTGGTCGTCGGCGGCGGGGTGGTCGGCGCGGGCACCGCGCTGGACGCCGTGACCCGAGGGCTCTCGACCGGCATCGTCGAGGCGCGGGACTGGGCCTCGGGCACGTCCAGCCGGTCGAGCAAGCTGATCCACGGCGGGCTGCGCTATCTGGAGATGCTGGACTTCGCGCTGGTCCGAGAGGCGCTGAAGGAGCGCGGACTGCTCCTGGGGCGCCTCGCCCCGCACCTGGTGAAACCGGTGCCGTTCCTCTACCCGCTCCAGCACAAGGGCTGGGAGCGGTGGTACGCGGGATCGGGCGTGGCGTTGTACGACGCGATGTCGGTCTCGTCCGGCCACGGCCGGGGCCTGCCGGTCCACCGCCACCTCTCCCGCCGCGGCGCCCTGCGGGTCGCGCCCTGCCTGAAGAGGGAAGCGCTGGTCGGGGCGCTGCAGTACTACGACGCGCAGATGGACGACGCCCGTTTCGTGGCCACACTGGTGCGGACGGCCGCGAGTTACGGGGCACAGGCCGCCAACCGGGCCCGGGTGACCGGGTTCCTGCGCGAGGGCGAGCGGGTGGTCGGGGCGCGGGTGCGCGACGTGGAGGGCGGTGGGGAGTACGAGATCCGCGCCAAACAGATCGTCAACGCGACGGGGGTGTGGACGGACGACACCCAGGCGATGGTCGGCGAGCGCGGCCAGTTCCACGTCCGGGCCTCCAAGGGCATCCATCTGGTGGTGCCCAAGGACCGGATCCACTCCACGACCGGGCTCATCCTGCGCACCGAGAAGTCGGTGCTCTTCGTGATCCCCTGGGGGCGCCACTGGATCGTGGGCACGACCGACACGGACTGGGACCTGGACAAGGCCCACCCCGCCGCCTCCAGCGCGGACATCGACTACCTCCTCGAACACGTCAACTCGGTGCTCGCGGTGCCCCTGACCCGGGACGACGTCCAGGGGGTCTACGCGGGCCTGCGCCCGCTGCTCGCCGGGGAGTCGGACGCCACCAGCAAGCTCTCCCGCGAGCACACGGTGGCGCACCCGGTGCCGGGCCTCGTGGTCATCGCCGGCGGCAAGTACACGACGTACCGGGTGATGGCGAAGGACGCGGTGGACGAGGCGGTGCACGGCCTGGACCAGCGGGTCGCGGAATGCGTCACCGAGGACGTGCCCCTGCTCGGCGCGGAGGGCTACCGGGCGCTGTGGAACGCGCGCGCGAGGATCGCCGCGCGCACCGGGATCCATGTGGTCCGCGTGGAGCACCTGTTGAACCGGTACGGATCGCTGACCGAGGACCTCATCGAGCTGATCGTGGCCGACCCGTCGCTGGGGGAGCCGCTCGGCGCGGCGGAGGACTATCTGCGCGCCGAGATCGTCTACGCCGCCTCGCACGAGGGCGCCCGCCACCTCGATGACGTCCTGACCCGGCGCACCCGGATCTCCATCGAGACCTTCGACCGGGGCACGCGGTCGGCCCGGGAGTGCGCGGAGCTGATGGCGCCGGTCCTCGGCTGGGACAAGGAGCAGATCGAGAAGGAGGTGGAGCACTACGAGAAGAGGGTGGAGGCGGAGCGTGAGTCGCAGCGTCAGCCGGACGACCTGACGGCGGACGCGGCGCGGCTGGGGGCGCCGGACATCGTGCCGATCTAGGGAGAAACCGGGGCGCCGGACTGGCCCTGGCGGGCAGTCGGGCAGAACTCGGCGTCGAGTAGCGAGAGTTCAAGGGAGGGGCTGAGGGCGATGTCCGTGTTGATACGGAAAACGGCGGTGTGGCGGCCGTCGGCGGTGGCTGCCGCACGGACCAGGCTGCCGGATATATGCCCGTTGTGGCCCCAGACGGTGAGGCCGCAGGAGAGCCGCCGCGGGTAGACGCCGAGGCCGTAGACGCCGTGGGTGGCGGCGGTGTCGAGCAGTTCGCGCTGCTGGGGCGCGGGCAGCAGGGCGCCGCCGAGCAGGGCCGCGTAGAAGCGGCTCAGATCGGCGAGGGTCGATATGAGTTCACCGGCGGCGCCGGCCTGGCGCGGGTCGAGGTCGGTGACCTCACGGCCGTCGGGGGAGTACGCGCGGCTGTGCGGGGTGGGGAGCGTGGTGCGGGCACCCGGAAAGGAGGTGCCGGTGAGACGGAGGGGGGTGATGATGCGGCGTTCGGCCTCGGCGGCGTACGTATGGCCGGTGACCTGCTGAACGACCATGCCGAGGACGACGTAGTTGGTGTTGGAGTAGGCGTCGGTGCCGAGCGGCCCGGGGGAGTGGGCGAGCGCGGTGCGGACGGCTTGTGAGGGGGTGAGCGGAACCGGGACGGTGCTGTCGGCCGTGTAGGGGAACAGACCGCTGGTGTGGGAGAGCAAGGAGCGCAGGGTGAGGTGGCGGCCGTCGTTTCCATGGCCGCGTATCAGGCCCGGCAGATGTTGTTCCACCGTGTCGTCGAGGCGCAGCCTGCCCTCGGCGGCGAGCTGGAGCACCACCGTCGCGACGAAGGACTTGGTGACGCTGCCCGCCCGGAAGCGGTCGTCGCGGCCGAGCCCGGATCCGGCCGTGCCGAAGCGGGAGCGGTGGC
Protein-coding sequences here:
- a CDS encoding response regulator transcription factor, with the protein product MTSVLVCDDSPLAREALRRAVATVPGVERVTTAANGEEVLRRWGADRSDLILMDVRMPGLGGVETVRRLLSADPGARIIMLTVAEDLDGVALAVAAGARGYLHKDASRAELRATVTQALADPTWRLAPRRLRSAEMGAAPTLTAREIQVLEGMSHGRSNAEIGRELFLSEDTVKTHARRLFKKLGASDRAHAVALGFRWGLVR
- a CDS encoding sigma-70 family RNA polymerase sigma factor, with the translated sequence MRDDEPTVIGALVHRAVDGDEQATHDLLAHVHPLALRYCRTRLNRLPGDARHFVEDLAQEVCVAVLMALPRYRDTGRPFEAFVFAIASHKVADLQRAAMRHPGSTAVPSDEMPERPDDSLGPEERALLSSDAAWAKKLLANLPENQRELLVLRVAVGLTAEETGQMLGMSPGAVRVAQHRALSRLRALAEQ
- the guaB gene encoding IMP dehydrogenase, whose product is MTANVDGVPDKFAMLGLTYDDVLLLPGASDMAPDQIDTSSYLSKNVKVNVPLLSAAMDKVTEARMAIAMARQGGAGVLHRNLSIEDQANQVDLVKRSESGMVTDPITVHPDATLGEADELCAKFRISGVPVTDPAGKLLGIVTNRDMAFESDRSRQVREVMTPMPLVTGKVGISGVDAMELLRRHKIEKLPLVDDAGILKGLITVKDFVKAEQYPNAAKDKGGRLVVGAAVGVAGDAYERAQALIEAGVDFIVVDTAHGHSRLVGDMVAKIKSNAAGVDVIGGNIATRDGAQALIDAGVDGIKVGVGPGSICTTRVVAGIGVPQVTAIYEASLAAKAAGVPVIGDGGLQYSGDIAKALVAGADTVMLGSLLAGCEESPGELLFINGKQFKSYRGMGSLGAMQSRGDRKSFSKDRYFQEGVASDEKLVPEGIEGQVPYRGPLSAVVHQLVGGLRQSMFYVGGRTVPELQTNGRFVRITSAGLKESHPHDIQMTVEAPNYTRR
- a CDS encoding GuaB3 family IMP dehydrogenase-related protein; amino-acid sequence: MTEIEIGRGKRGRRAYAFDDIAIVPSRRTRDPKEVSIAWQIDAYRFELPFLAAPMDSVVSPQTAIRIGELGGLGVLNLEGLWTRYEDPQPLLDEIDQLDEAAATRRLQEIYAAPIKEELIGQRIKEVRDSGVVTAAALSPQRTAQFSKAVVDAGVDIFVIRGTTVSAEHVSGAAEPLNLKQFIYELDVPVIVGGCATYTAALHLMRTGAAGVLVGFGGGAAHTTRNVLGIQVPMATAVADVAAARRDYMDESGGRYVHVIADGGVGWSGDLPKAIACGADAVMMGSPLARATDAPGKGHHWGMEAVHEDVPRGKLVDLGIVGTTEEILTGPSHIPDGSMNFFGALRRSMATTGYSELKEFQRVEVTVADAQHKR
- a CDS encoding nucleotide sugar dehydrogenase, producing the protein MPADLAVIGLGHLGLPLAQAAAAAGIETVGHDTDPRVLAELRAGRPPVDGALTAAELRRMLSGGFRTATDPAELGRVRTAVICAPTPLGADRTLDLGAVAEAARTLAARLRPHTTVILESAAYPGTTEDFLRPLLEEGSGLRAGRDFHLAYSPGRLEPGSRTHGFATTPKVIGGLTPACTESAAAFYGRITDKVVRARGTREAEMAKLLETNYRQVNIALVNEMAVLCHDMGVDLWDVIRCAETKPFGFQPFRPGPGVGGHGVPLDPTPLPYTGLRMVGLAREINAHMPQYVIQRSTTLLNEHGKSARGARVLLLGVTYKPDLADLEGSPAAEIAGRLIDLGAAVSYHDPYVPDWRVRDQPVPRADSLYEAAAHADLTVLLQHHRTYDLQGLSVKAQLLLDTRGVTPGGAAHRL
- a CDS encoding glycerol-3-phosphate dehydrogenase/oxidase → MRTATLGPVQRAEALAAMAERELDVLVVGGGVVGAGTALDAVTRGLSTGIVEARDWASGTSSRSSKLIHGGLRYLEMLDFALVREALKERGLLLGRLAPHLVKPVPFLYPLQHKGWERWYAGSGVALYDAMSVSSGHGRGLPVHRHLSRRGALRVAPCLKREALVGALQYYDAQMDDARFVATLVRTAASYGAQAANRARVTGFLREGERVVGARVRDVEGGGEYEIRAKQIVNATGVWTDDTQAMVGERGQFHVRASKGIHLVVPKDRIHSTTGLILRTEKSVLFVIPWGRHWIVGTTDTDWDLDKAHPAASSADIDYLLEHVNSVLAVPLTRDDVQGVYAGLRPLLAGESDATSKLSREHTVAHPVPGLVVIAGGKYTTYRVMAKDAVDEAVHGLDQRVAECVTEDVPLLGAEGYRALWNARARIAARTGIHVVRVEHLLNRYGSLTEDLIELIVADPSLGEPLGAAEDYLRAEIVYAASHEGARHLDDVLTRRTRISIETFDRGTRSARECAELMAPVLGWDKEQIEKEVEHYEKRVEAERESQRQPDDLTADAARLGAPDIVPI
- a CDS encoding serine hydrolase domain-containing protein; translation: MPTLRALLAVPLTVVLCGLGTPILPGEPDRPDRDGLKDPQATALARLVTGTGAPAAALLADDGHRSRFGTAGSGLGRDDRFRAGSVTKSFVATVVLQLAAEGRLRLDDTVEQHLPGLIRGHGNDGRHLTLRSLLSHTSGLFPYTADSTVPVPLTPSQAVRTALAHSPGPLGTDAYSNTNYVVLGMVVQQVTGHTYAAEAERRIITPLRLTGTSFPGARTTLPTPHSRAYSPDGREVTDLDPRQAGAAGELISTLADLSRFYAALLGGALLPAPQQRELLDTAATHGVYGLGVYPRRLSCGLTVWGHNGHISGSLVRAAATADGRHTAVFRINTDIALSPSLELSLLDAEFCPTARQGQSGAPVSP